Within the Thalassotalea ponticola genome, the region TTCGGATATTCTTTGAGTAAGCAGACCTGTCCCACAGCCGAAGTCCAATACGTTGCTTCCATCTAAATCAACAATATTGACCAAAGATTCATAAGCCTTGTGGCTATATAAGATTACTGTCTCATTGCTGTCCCAGCACTGAGCGTAATCGTCCCAGCTTTCGCTCATTATTTCTATTTCCGCTGATTATTTTGTTCAAATTAACGACCCGCAGTTAATTGGCTGGACCTGTGTTTATTTAAAATGAGTAGCCTAAACTTACTGCTGCAAATCCAGAGTATTCTGTGTCCTCTGTGTAATCTGTGTCATCCAGACAATCCTTAGAGCACCTCGACATACCCGCATCGAGACTGATATTCCACCCTTGTGTGTATTCGCCTGAGAAGTGATATGTCATATTAACACTGTGATATTTAGCTAAACTAAATAGATTTGATAGTACGCCCGTTGTCGCGCCAAGAGAAACATTCTCTATCAATTTATAATCATAGCCACAGTTGTAGCCAAAAAAGCCCATAGCACACCGGAAATTGTGTTTTTGCTCAGAAATGTTAGCTTGATAACCAAATATTCCACCGTATTTAATCCCAACTCCGAGAGAATTTTCAAACTCTAACGACGAGCTTACCGGTGAATAAATCAAAAAAACTAAAAAATACAACTTTTTCACGTCAACTCCTTGACTCATAAACGAAATGACAGCCCACGAGCGACTAGACTCCAATCGTGAGCGAGCTTAAAGCACAAGTCATAATTGGTTTGTTAGATAGCTAATCTAGATAATCAATAGTGGAGGCTAGCATGAGCAAACATAACATACTTTTCATAGGGTTAGATACCCAAAAAGAATTATTATCCGGTAATATTTGTTGCTGCTAGGTGTGGCGTGAGTGCGCTTTTATTGCCGGCAATAGATTGCGCAAAACGAGAGAGCGAATGTGCTTCGTGCCAGTCTGATAGACAATCGCAAAGGTATTGGCATTAGCCTTCGCAACGACGGCTAGTCTGTTGAGAAGGCCCAAGTTGATGTCGAATGTTAGCCAACCTTGTTTTTAATGCACCGTTTACAAATCGGTAAAGCGAGCAATGTCATCAGCGTTGATGTTGTTATCTGATGCGTTACTCGGCTTTTTAAATTGGGCTCTTAACTCGGCTTTTGACTTGTGAACAATTTCACCGTTTTGTCCCACGGTAAGCATTTCATCGCTGTTGAGATGCTTTGCTTGATAGGCCATTGATAGTTGCAGCGCTGATTCGCGTTGACTTTGTTCAACAACAGTACCATTTGGCCAGCGACCAGTTTCGGCTGCGTGCTTTAATCGCTCGTACATGTCACTGGTCATGTTTTCTACTACATTACTTAGATCCACTGTTTACCTCTTTTTACTTGCGCTTAGCCCACAAAATTCTCACACGGGTGACTACATACCAAACAAAACCGACAACGGTCGTCCCAGCAGATAAGGTATATTGCCAAGAGTGTGGTTGGTGATCGCCCCAAAACATAAAACCAAAGCCACCGCAAAACAGTAACATTGCCAACATAGAATGGGTCATCAGTTGCTGATGTTTTTGTATACGTGCCATTTGTTGCATTGATTTGCGTTGCTCGTCAGAGGTACCATCAAGTACGGTATGACAATGTTGGCAGACAGGAGCCTTCGACGAAATGCGCTTGTTACAACTTGGACAATCAATTAATGCCATGGCGTATCCTTATTCAAACGGCTCATAGCCAAACGGGCTATGAATGAAAAACAGGTGCTAATTTTACAAAAAAAAACGCCCCTTGGGGCGTTTTTCTATTATTTATTTTGCGAAAGTTTCTTTTCCCATAATTCGGCATGTTCAATGCCGAGACTCTTAGGATCGAAGGTGACGTCTTTAATTCCTTGTTTGCGTTGGCGATCGTAATCTTTTAGTGCCTTGATTGCCGGTTTGGCAACAAAGAAAATAATCAGTAAGCCAACAATGTTTAACCAAGCCATTAAACCAACACCAACATCGCCTAACCCCCAAGCAATGTCTGCAGCTTTCACCGTACCGTAGAACGTTGCGGTCATAATAACCACTTTAAGTAGCGTCATTAAACCAGGTGCATCAAACGTACGCTTGATGTAGGCAACGTTATTTTCAGCGATAAAGTAGTACGCTAAGATAGTCGTAAAGGCGAAGAAGAACAACGCCAATGCGATAAACGGTTTACCGACACCCGCAAACACACTGTTTACCGCCATTTGGGTAAATGCAGGGCTGTTCGCAGCCACGTCTGCGGCGAGATTTTGCACCACAAATGTATCGCCAACGCCGTGCACGTTATACATACCGGTGATTAAGATAACAAATGCGGTTGCTGAACACACAAATAAGGTATCAACATACACCGAAAATGCTTGAACTAAGCCCTGTTGTGCAGGGTGATCTACTTCAGCGGCTGCGGCAGCGTGAGGACCAGTGCCCTGACCTGCTTCATTTGAGTAAACACCGCGTTTCACCCCCCAACCAATGGCGGCGCCAAAACCGGCCATAGGTGAGAATGCATCGCCAATAATTAGCGCTACAATCGCTGGAATTTCACTGATGTTTAAGGCAATGATCACCATCGCAATAATAATGTAGGCTAGTGCCATAAACGGCACAATAATTTGCGTAAACGCGGCAATGCGCTTTACCCCACCAAAGATAATAAAGCCAAGCAGTAAAACAATCGCAGCACCCGATAATATTTTGGCAGAGCTCAATGTACCTATGGCGGTATCGATCATAGGACCGGTACCAAAGGCCATTTCCACGGCATTACCAATACTATTTGATTGAACAGTTGGTAGCAGGATACCTGTTGCAATGATGGTTGCAATCGCAAATAACCACGCGTACCACTTTTGTCCTAGTACCTTTTCAATGTAATACGCTGGACCACCGCGGTATTGGCCGTCGTGCTCTTCTTTGTATATCTGCGCAAGCGTCGATTCAATATAAGCGGTGGCTGCACCGAAGAACGCTACCACCCACATCCAAAACACGGCGCCAGGTCCACCAAAGCCAATCGCGGCACCAACACCGGCAATATTACCAGTACCAACGCGTCCCGACAGTGACACGGCTAGCGCTTGGAATGATGAAATACCTTTGTTAGAGCTTTCACCTGAAAGTAATAAGCGCCACATTTCGCGAAAATAGCGGATCTGCACAAAGCGCGTGAGAAACGTGTAAAACAATCCAGCACTGAGACATAGATAGATCAGCGCAGGACTCCAAATAATGCTATTTAGCATATTGACTAAATCAAGCAAAACGATACCCCTAAAATGTTATTAAATTAAATTGCATTTTTTATTATTTTTACGCGCATTAGCCGTTTACTAATGCGCTTTAATCGCTATCGCAAATCGTCAATGACGTGATAAATAGCGGTTAAGAAATCGCGCCCCAATAGTGCGGAACGATTATCATTCCAACCGACCACAGGGTCAGGAAGTAAGTCATTGTCTTTAAATGGCATTTCCACGGTATACGCTAAACATTTAAAGGTTTCACCAACCCAGTTAGAGCCAACCGTTAAGTTAGCTTGGCCCGGCTCGTCTTTGTCGTAGCCACGGGTATCCTGAAACTCCGGAGTAATGGCGAGTAAAATTTGCTTAAATTTATCTTCTAACGCTTTGTGGCGTGCATCGTAAGATGGAATACCTTCACAACCGGCGACAAAGTTTACTGGCAATGCCTCATCACCGTGAATATCGAGATGCATGTCAACACCCACTTGATGCATTTTTTCAGTAACTAAATACACCTCAGGGCTTGATTCCATTGACGGTTCAAGCCACTCGCGATTCAGGTTAACTCCTGCCGCATTGGTTCTTAGATGTCCACGTACACTGCCATCAGGGTTCATATTGGGCACGAGATAAAAAACCGCTTTGTTTAACAACGAACGCGCAACACCGTCGTCTTCATCGAGTAAACGATCGATAAAGCCTTCCATAAACCACTCTGCCATCGTCTCACCAGGGTGTTGACGAGCAGTCACCCAAACGTGCATTTTGCCTTCGGCGGGCTCTCCGACTCTTAGCAGGCTCATATCACGGCCATCTAGAGTCTGACCTAAAACGTCTAATTGACACTCTGGGTGCATTTGCGCTTGGTGGATAAGGTCTTGATGACGCTCATAGCTGTAGGGAACAAAATAGGCAAAATACATGGCATCGCATTCAGGCGTCACCGTTATCGTCAGGTTTTGGCCATCAAATTCAGTTGGCACTCGAAACCACGTATGGCGGTCGTATGAAGCCATTGCTTGATAATCATCCCACCCTTGCACATATGCTGACTGACCCGCATTGGTGATCTTTAAGGTGTGCTGACAACGATCATTATTATGTAATTTAAAGTGGAACCATTGATAAAATTCTGATTGATTATCGTGCTTTATTTCTAATTGAATATCATCGGCTGATTCGGCTTTGATAACGCGTATATTACCGCTATCAAAATTTGCTGTAATTTGCATAGTTATAGTCTTTTCATCAATTGAAAGTGGCATCAGTTTACACAACAAACGGCCTAGAAAGAAGACTGGTCATTAAAAAGATCAGTTTAAATAGCCTATCTATTGTTGCTACAAGCGACTGAACATCCAACGTATGTCGCTACAAGCTGCGCAAATACAAACCGAGCTCGGTTGAATAACCCATCGAGCGATGTAAAACCACGCCATTTGGATCGAGTACGTAATAACTTGGGTATGCTGAGATCTGATAAGCCTGCTTCACCTGTTCATTGCCGAGCAATATTGGAAAGCTCAACGCGTGTTTTTCGACAAACTGATCTACGTCGTTTTTACTCTGGTAATCAAGCGCTATGGCAACGATGTTAAGCGCATCATTGCGTTGATGAACGCGTTCTAAATTACCAATACTTAGGTGGCAAATAGTACACCACGGAGCGAAGAAATAAACGAGGGTGGTTTTGTTGGCATCAGGGCTAATGATATCACGAGGCTGATAGTGAATATCGAGTAAGCGAAATTGACGGGCCTGTGTGTCATCGGTTGATAGCATATGACGCTGCTTGAAGGCCGATACACCATTAAAAATGGCGATAATTATTGCCAACTGCAACACTATGTATGCCAGTTTTTTAAAGTGATTCGAATTGTATTTGAACATCGACGGTTGCCCGTAACAGCGCCGCTACGCACAGACATTTTGTCTGCGCAAGCCTTGGCCGCTAAAAATAGAGATGCCGTTTACTTTACGCAAACGGCATCACATTACAATCGTTTTTTTTCAATAGTGTTTTAGTAGATTACGTACTAAAACATCAACCGATGTTATTTTATTGGTAGGTTTAACACGTTCAAGCCGGCCAATTTGTGCATTAACTTGACCACTTGACAGCTATAGCCAAACTCGTTGTCATACCACACATAAAGTACCGCTCGGTCGCCGTCAACGATGGTTGCTTGTGAATCAATAACACCAGCAAAACGCGATCCCACTAAGTCAGACGAGACGATTTCTGTTGAGGCGGTAAAATCAACCTGCTCACGTAATGGCGAATTTAATGATACACCGCGTAAATAGTCGTTTAACTGGTCACGAGTCGTCGCTTTTTCCAAGTTTAGGTTCATGATAGCCATCGACACATTAGGCGTTGGTACGCGAATGGCATTACCAGTTAACTTACCGTGTAATTCCGGTAGTGCTTTTGAAACTGCCTTAGCCGCACCGGTCGATGTAATAACCATATTGAGCGGTGCACTGCGCCCGCGACGCTCTTTTTTGTGGTAATTATCAATAAGGTTTTGATCATTTGTATACGAATGAACGGTCTCGACGTGGCCACTTTTAATACCGTATTCATCGTTCAACGCTTTCAGCGTCGGGGTGATGGCATTTGTGGTACACGATGCGGCCGACACAATGTGATCATTTTCCTCAATACTCTCGTGGTTTACACCGTAGACAACATTTTTAATATCGCCTTTGGCTGGCGCAGTTAATAAAACTTTGCTTACGCCCTTCGCTTCAAGGTGCTGACCTAGGCCAGCTTCGTCAGACCAAATACCTGTGTTATCAACAACTAATGCGTTATCGATACCATATTCAGTGTAGTCTATCTCGCTTGGTGAATTTGCGTAAATGACTTTAATGTACGCACCGTTAGCACGAATAACACCTTGCTCTTGGTCTACCGAGATACTGCCGTTAAAAGCACCGTGAATTGAGTCGCGACGCAGTAATGACGCGCGTTTTTCTAAGTCGCCTTCCCCACCTGGACGAACAACAATCGCACGTAAGCGCAGATGTGCCATTGGACCGGTACGATCAATAAGCAAGCGCGCTAAGATTCGACCAATACGGCCAAAGCCGTATAACACCACATCGCGAGGCTCAGATAAAGCTTGTTCTTTGATCGGTGCCAATTCTTTTTCTAAATATTGGTCAACCGTCAATGCATTGGCTGCGCCGAGAAATAAGTAACGATACGCCAGTTTACCAATGTCGATACTCGCTGGATGCAATTCCATCTTACTAAGCGCTTCTAAAAATGGAAAACTCTCACGTAAACGCAATTTGCTTTTCTCATGAATACCTACAGACTTGTGTGCTTTGATAATATCAATCGCTGACGCGTTCACCAGTGGGCGCCCATACACCGACACTTCGACACCGTAATTTCGGTATAACTGACCAATGATTGGTTGCATTTTTTCAGCGTAGTCCTGGCGTTCTTGCCAGCTCTTTTGGTAGATTTCCTCGTGTTGAGAAGTCATTAGCGTACCTTTAATGTTGTTGTAATAAGTTTTACTGGGTACCACGGCTTATTATTGTTATTACCGAGTACTGAAATTTCGCCGCCATTGTAATGGATACTGAAAGCTTTCGCTACTACCAACATAACTATTTCGAAAAAATAATTAGCGCACTCCATAATGTGGTCAATAACTGAGCAAGACATCCTGTTTTATCCTGTATAACAGGTAACAAAGACTAAAAGCTTACACAGTAAGATGACTATGATTGCTGCTTATCTGCCATAAGCTATTGAATTAGAGTAAATTTGAATGAATACAGAATTTATCAATCGGGATCGCCATCGGGTGCGGCGATAAACTGTAAGCTCAATGAATTTACGCAATAGCGCTTAAACGTTGGCTCTGGCCCATCGTCAAATACGTGGCCCAAGTGAGCGTCACAACACTGACATTTGATCTCAACACGAATCATATGATGCGAATAATCATCCACATACTTGATGCAGTTAGGCAACGCTTGAAAAAAGCTAGGCCAGCCACAATGTGACTGAAATTTAGCAGAGGAAGAGAAAAGCGGCGTGTTACAACAGGCACAATGATAGGTGCCTGTTAGCCAATGATCGTAATATTTACCAGAATAAGGTGCTTCCGTTGCACCTAATCGACATACCTCATAAGCTTGCTCGGATAAAATTGACTTGTATTTATCTTCCGCTGCCATGAGATATGCCTTATTGGTTAAATTTTGCGAATGGGACGACCCGGCAGTGTCCACTCAACGTGGAACTTGTGATTTTCAGGTTTATCAACACGAGCAAATGTATGTGCGCCAAAGAAGTCACGTTGCCCTTGTAATAGATTAGCAGGTAAAACCGCACAACGCATCGAATCGTAATAACTCAACGACGCTGAGATCGCACCAACAGGGATACCCATCATCGTTGCACGCGCAACAGCTAAACGCCAGTTTTGCTGACAATCACTTAATTGACCAGCGAAGAAATCATCAAGCAATAAATTTTCAAGCTTGTGATTACGCTCAAAGGCATCTGTAATCGACTGTAAGAACGCGGCGCGAATGATACAGCCTGAACGCCAAATTTTTGCAATCGACGCAAAATTCAGATCCCAGTTGTGTTCTAAGCTGGCTAATTTCATCAGTTGGAAGCCTTGCGCATACGCACAAATTTTAGCGCAGTATAAGGCATCGTGAAGCTGTTCAATAACTTGCTTTTTCTCGTCTTCTGTCAGAGAAACCTCTTCAGGAGGTAACAGTTTACGCGAAGTATCGCCACGTAATTCTTTAAACGATGAGATGGAACGCGCGTATACAGCTTGCGAAATCGTCGGTGCCGGGCAACCCACTTCGAGCGAGCTAACCGCAGTCCACAAACCGGTGCCCTTTTGCCCAGCTTTATCGAGAATTAAATCAACAAGTGCCGTGCCGGTTTCGCTATCTTTATGGCGCAATACTTCAACCGATATTTCCATTAAGTAGCTATCGAGAACCCCTTGATTCCACGTAGCAAAGATATCTGCGATTTCGTCTGTGCTTAGATTTAAGCCATCTCGCAATACGTGATATGCCTCACAAATAATTTGCATGTCGGCGTATTCGATACCATTGTGCACCATTTTAACATAGTGGCCAGCACCCGCAGGACCGATGTAATCAGCACAAGGCTCTCCCTGAGTTACAATTTCACCCGGTTTAGTACGCTCTATCGGCTTGCCTGTTTGCGCATCGACTTTAGCGGCAATCGCACTCCAAATAGGCTTCACTCGAGTCCACGCATATGGTGAGCCACTTGGCATTAACGCCGGACCAAAGCGCGCTCCTACTTCGCCACCCGAAACCGCAGATGAAAAGAAAATAAAGTTGTCTTTGTACTTATTTTCGCGCTCTACAGTATCTGTCCACAAACTATTTCCCGTATCGATAACAATATCATCAGGGTGAATACCCGCTCCAATAAGGTTTTGGCACACTTGATCCACTACGGCGCCAGCCGGTACAGATAAAACAATCAAGTGCGGAGATTTAAGTTGTGATAATAACTCGGTGTATGACGAACAACCGATGACGCGCGCATCGCCTGTAGCATTTTCTGCAACGTCTTGCGCCATCGCAGCGGTTACTTTCTCAGAGTCTAGATCAAATGCTGCAATTTTATAGCCATTATCGGCTAGATTTAGGACTAGGTTTTTACCCATAACACCTAAACCAACAAAACCGATATCACACTTAGACGTGTTCTCAGACATATATATAGTTTCCATAGATGATGCGAAGTAAAGCAGATATTTGTACAGCGAGGTTACAAATCTTCTGTGCTATCGCTCGATTATCAATCAGTCCGATATGGACTATACTGTTAGCTTAGCAAATCTTCGCAAGTTGACGTGTTATTTTGCGCGTATTGTGCCACAAACAAAGGCACTTTGTAATAATGGCAAATAATTTTTTATAAATCTAATAAAATTACAGTTATTTGCGATTAATGGTTGAAAAAATTCTTATATGTTGTAATTTTACTACATTGTTCATTTCAAAGGATTTTCCAAATGAAAAAAATCGCAATTAATGGTTTTGGTCGCATCGGCCGTCTAGTGTTTCGTGCAGCGTTTGAACGCGACGACGTTGAGGTTGTCGCGATAAACGACTTGATTGACATCGAGTATATGGCCTACATGTTGAAATATGATTCAACCCACGGTCGATTTTCCGGCACAGTAGAAGTTGACGGTAATAATTTAATTGTCAACGGAGCCAAAGTGCGTATCACAGCTGAACGCGATCCGGCAAACCTTAAGTGGGATCAGGTTGGTGCTGAGATTGTTGTTGAATCGACAGGCTTATTTCTAACTGACGAAACGGCTCGTAAGCACATTGAAGCAGGCGCCAAAAAAGTTATCATGTCGGCTCCGTCTAAAGACGACACACCAATGTTTGTCGCTGGCGTAAACTTTGACGATTACAAAGGGCAAGACATTGTATCAAATGCCTCGTGTACAACGAACTGTCTTGCACCACTTGCAAAAGTATTAAATGATAAGTTCGGTATTGAAAACGGCTTAATGACTACCGTCCACGCGACAACCGCTACGCAAAAAACGGTTGATAGCCCAAGCTCAAAGGACTGGCGTGGTGGTCGCGGAGCGGGACAAAATATCATCCCAAGCTCTACTGGTGCGGCAAAAGCGGTTGGTAAAGTTATCCCATCGTTAAACGGCAAACTCACCGGTATGGCATTTCGCGTACCAACCCCAAATGTGTCAGTAGTCGATTTAACCGTAAACCTAAAAACCCCTGCGACGTATGAGCAAATTTGCCAAGCGATGAAAGAAGCATCACAAGGCGATTACCAAGGCATTATTGGTTATACAGAAGATGCGGTAGTCTCAAACGACTTTGTTGGCGAAGTTTGCACCAGCGTATTTGATGCTACAGCCGGTATTGCCATGACCGACACCTTTGTCAAACTGGTTTCTTGGTATGACAACGAAATGGGTTATTCGCACAAGGTATTAGATTTAGCAGAGCACATCGCTAATTACGATGAAGCGGTAAGCTAAAACACTTAGGCTAACCTCGAAAACAGCGTGCTGGCCATCAATTATTGAGCTTGGTTATTGCAGTGAGCTTTGCTTGCTAAAAGCACGTGTTAGCGGTAAAAAAACCTTTGCCAGATAGTTTGGCAAAGGTTTTTTTATTTCACACATTAGAACAGTGCTGATTGTGTGTAAGGTCTGATGACCTTTTTGGTATAAACAACGCTGGAATAAAACGGAATTGAATCAAGGCGCAACGATAGATGTATGGTTATGCCATACGAACCTAATAAGCAAACGTCGCTTATTCTTGTTTCCTATTGCAAAAAATAGCTCAATGAAGAAAATACCAACAAAGGGCAACACGCCCTAGGCCTTTTTAACAAATTTCGCTGTTACCATCATTTCGCCAATGCCATCGACTTTGCAATCTAGCTCGTGATCTTTTTTATCTAACACCCTTCTGACCACCGCTTTGGTGCCAATTTTAATCACTTTGGAACTGCCTTTTATTTTTAGATCTTTAATAACCGTTACTTTATCACCATCAACAAGTTGCGCTCCGTTGGCATCTTTCACATCAAGGATATCGTCATCGGCAACATCCTTAGGATTCCATTCGTGACCACACTCTGGGCACACAAGGTTTTGTTGGTCTTGATAAACGTAAGCTGAATCACACTTAGGACATGGAGGGATAGACATAATTAATATTTCCTAATAAACACAATGTGCTAATTTTACTATGCTCGGCCGAGCTTAGCGAGTACTCAAATAATATTATCGACCATTTACCGCTCTCATCAGTTTAGCGCTCAACAATGGTCATCTCCTGCCTTGATAAAAAACAAAACGCCGACAAAAATTGTCGGCGTTGCGATTACTCGTTCAGTGCTACTTAACCTGCAATAGCTATTAGCTGTTCGCAGCAGCCACCGCCGCTTTGGTTATATCCGTAATGCGCTGCCAGTCTTTGTTTGCAACCGCGTCACTTGGCACCAACCACGATCCACCAATACAAGCAACATTATTTAAACTTAAATAGTT harbors:
- a CDS encoding YeaC family protein; translated protein: MDLSNVVENMTSDMYERLKHAAETGRWPNGTVVEQSQRESALQLSMAYQAKHLNSDEMLTVGQNGEIVHKSKAELRAQFKKPSNASDNNINADDIARFTDL
- a CDS encoding sodium:alanine symporter family protein produces the protein MLDLVNMLNSIIWSPALIYLCLSAGLFYTFLTRFVQIRYFREMWRLLLSGESSNKGISSFQALAVSLSGRVGTGNIAGVGAAIGFGGPGAVFWMWVVAFFGAATAYIESTLAQIYKEEHDGQYRGGPAYYIEKVLGQKWYAWLFAIATIIATGILLPTVQSNSIGNAVEMAFGTGPMIDTAIGTLSSAKILSGAAIVLLLGFIIFGGVKRIAAFTQIIVPFMALAYIIIAMVIIALNISEIPAIVALIIGDAFSPMAGFGAAIGWGVKRGVYSNEAGQGTGPHAAAAAEVDHPAQQGLVQAFSVYVDTLFVCSATAFVILITGMYNVHGVGDTFVVQNLAADVAANSPAFTQMAVNSVFAGVGKPFIALALFFFAFTTILAYYFIAENNVAYIKRTFDAPGLMTLLKVVIMTATFYGTVKAADIAWGLGDVGVGLMAWLNIVGLLIIFFVAKPAIKALKDYDRQRKQGIKDVTFDPKSLGIEHAELWEKKLSQNK
- a CDS encoding M14-type cytosolic carboxypeptidase, whose protein sequence is MQITANFDSGNIRVIKAESADDIQLEIKHDNQSEFYQWFHFKLHNNDRCQHTLKITNAGQSAYVQGWDDYQAMASYDRHTWFRVPTEFDGQNLTITVTPECDAMYFAYFVPYSYERHQDLIHQAQMHPECQLDVLGQTLDGRDMSLLRVGEPAEGKMHVWVTARQHPGETMAEWFMEGFIDRLLDEDDGVARSLLNKAVFYLVPNMNPDGSVRGHLRTNAAGVNLNREWLEPSMESSPEVYLVTEKMHQVGVDMHLDIHGDEALPVNFVAGCEGIPSYDARHKALEDKFKQILLAITPEFQDTRGYDKDEPGQANLTVGSNWVGETFKCLAYTVEMPFKDNDLLPDPVVGWNDNRSALLGRDFLTAIYHVIDDLR
- a CDS encoding TlpA disulfide reductase family protein; its protein translation is MFKYNSNHFKKLAYIVLQLAIIIAIFNGVSAFKQRHMLSTDDTQARQFRLLDIHYQPRDIISPDANKTTLVYFFAPWCTICHLSIGNLERVHQRNDALNIVAIALDYQSKNDVDQFVEKHALSFPILLGNEQVKQAYQISAYPSYYVLDPNGVVLHRSMGYSTELGLYLRSL
- a CDS encoding glyceraldehyde-3-phosphate dehydrogenase, with amino-acid sequence MTSQHEEIYQKSWQERQDYAEKMQPIIGQLYRNYGVEVSVYGRPLVNASAIDIIKAHKSVGIHEKSKLRLRESFPFLEALSKMELHPASIDIGKLAYRYLFLGAANALTVDQYLEKELAPIKEQALSEPRDVVLYGFGRIGRILARLLIDRTGPMAHLRLRAIVVRPGGEGDLEKRASLLRRDSIHGAFNGSISVDQEQGVIRANGAYIKVIYANSPSEIDYTEYGIDNALVVDNTGIWSDEAGLGQHLEAKGVSKVLLTAPAKGDIKNVVYGVNHESIEENDHIVSAASCTTNAITPTLKALNDEYGIKSGHVETVHSYTNDQNLIDNYHKKERRGRSAPLNMVITSTGAAKAVSKALPELHGKLTGNAIRVPTPNVSMAIMNLNLEKATTRDQLNDYLRGVSLNSPLREQVDFTASTEIVSSDLVGSRFAGVIDSQATIVDGDRAVLYVWYDNEFGYSCQVVKLMHKLAGLNVLNLPIK
- the msrB gene encoding peptide-methionine (R)-S-oxide reductase MsrB; amino-acid sequence: MAAEDKYKSILSEQAYEVCRLGATEAPYSGKYYDHWLTGTYHCACCNTPLFSSSAKFQSHCGWPSFFQALPNCIKYVDDYSHHMIRVEIKCQCCDAHLGHVFDDGPEPTFKRYCVNSLSLQFIAAPDGDPD
- the gndA gene encoding NADP-dependent phosphogluconate dehydrogenase — its product is MSENTSKCDIGFVGLGVMGKNLVLNLADNGYKIAAFDLDSEKVTAAMAQDVAENATGDARVIGCSSYTELLSQLKSPHLIVLSVPAGAVVDQVCQNLIGAGIHPDDIVIDTGNSLWTDTVERENKYKDNFIFFSSAVSGGEVGARFGPALMPSGSPYAWTRVKPIWSAIAAKVDAQTGKPIERTKPGEIVTQGEPCADYIGPAGAGHYVKMVHNGIEYADMQIICEAYHVLRDGLNLSTDEIADIFATWNQGVLDSYLMEISVEVLRHKDSETGTALVDLILDKAGQKGTGLWTAVSSLEVGCPAPTISQAVYARSISSFKELRGDTSRKLLPPEEVSLTEDEKKQVIEQLHDALYCAKICAYAQGFQLMKLASLEHNWDLNFASIAKIWRSGCIIRAAFLQSITDAFERNHKLENLLLDDFFAGQLSDCQQNWRLAVARATMMGIPVGAISASLSYYDSMRCAVLPANLLQGQRDFFGAHTFARVDKPENHKFHVEWTLPGRPIRKI
- the gap gene encoding type I glyceraldehyde-3-phosphate dehydrogenase → MKKIAINGFGRIGRLVFRAAFERDDVEVVAINDLIDIEYMAYMLKYDSTHGRFSGTVEVDGNNLIVNGAKVRITAERDPANLKWDQVGAEIVVESTGLFLTDETARKHIEAGAKKVIMSAPSKDDTPMFVAGVNFDDYKGQDIVSNASCTTNCLAPLAKVLNDKFGIENGLMTTVHATTATQKTVDSPSSKDWRGGRGAGQNIIPSSTGAAKAVGKVIPSLNGKLTGMAFRVPTPNVSVVDLTVNLKTPATYEQICQAMKEASQGDYQGIIGYTEDAVVSNDFVGEVCTSVFDATAGIAMTDTFVKLVSWYDNEMGYSHKVLDLAEHIANYDEAVS
- a CDS encoding zinc ribbon domain-containing protein YjdM; the encoded protein is MSIPPCPKCDSAYVYQDQQNLVCPECGHEWNPKDVADDDILDVKDANGAQLVDGDKVTVIKDLKIKGSSKVIKIGTKAVVRRVLDKKDHELDCKVDGIGEMMVTAKFVKKA